From one Catenuloplanes nepalensis genomic stretch:
- a CDS encoding DAK2 domain-containing protein, which yields MLETLDATVVRRWSGAGLTALRAHQREIDELNVYPVPDGDTGTNLVLTFTSAQRALALDLDNSAEAGRTAHGHALHLLARGALLGARGNSGVIISQVLRGLADTLADVPEVRGRALAAALRAATAAAYSAVAEPVEGTVLSVLSAAADGAARAGTDDVAAVARAAAEAAAVALARTPEQLPVLARAGVVDAGGRGLCLLLDALAESLSGDPAPIEEPPVPPSPGPRPPATPRETGSPDFAYEVQYLLDAEDDAIDRLRRTLHGLGDSLVVVGSGGRPPVWHVHVHVNDVGAAIEAGVVAGRPHQITVTRFADHATAPPELPAPPARARAAVVMADGPGLAELYTGEGAIVVGDNPSPRELLEAIAGSDAVEIVLLPNDGDTRAVAVAAAREVSGPRVSVVPTRSPVQTLAALAVRDDARSFEDDVIAMAEAAGACRWAEVTRASREALTMAGRCRAGDALGLIEGEVALIGADLTAVGTELLDRLLGGGGELVTLLFGADAPPGLEPALRAHLATRWPYVEARGYDGGQPVYPLLIGVE from the coding sequence GTGCTGGAGACCCTGGACGCGACGGTCGTGCGCCGCTGGAGCGGCGCCGGGCTGACCGCGCTCCGGGCCCACCAGCGCGAGATCGACGAGCTGAACGTCTATCCGGTGCCCGACGGCGACACCGGCACCAACCTGGTGCTCACGTTCACCTCCGCGCAGCGCGCGCTCGCGCTCGACCTGGACAACTCGGCCGAGGCCGGCCGCACCGCGCACGGCCACGCGCTGCACCTGCTGGCCCGCGGCGCGCTGCTCGGCGCGCGCGGCAACTCCGGCGTGATCATCTCGCAGGTGCTGCGCGGCCTGGCCGACACGCTGGCCGACGTGCCCGAGGTGCGCGGCCGGGCGCTCGCCGCGGCGCTGCGCGCGGCCACCGCGGCGGCTTACTCCGCGGTCGCCGAGCCGGTCGAGGGCACGGTGCTGTCCGTGCTGTCCGCGGCCGCCGACGGCGCGGCCCGGGCCGGCACCGACGACGTGGCCGCGGTGGCGCGCGCGGCGGCCGAGGCCGCGGCCGTCGCGCTGGCCCGCACGCCGGAGCAGCTGCCGGTGCTGGCCCGGGCCGGCGTGGTCGACGCGGGCGGCCGGGGGCTGTGCCTGCTGCTGGACGCGCTGGCCGAGTCGCTGAGCGGTGACCCCGCCCCGATCGAGGAGCCGCCGGTCCCGCCGTCGCCGGGCCCGCGCCCGCCGGCCACCCCGCGGGAGACCGGCTCCCCCGACTTCGCCTACGAGGTGCAATACCTGCTGGATGCGGAGGACGACGCGATCGACCGGCTCCGGCGCACTCTGCACGGGCTCGGCGACTCGCTGGTCGTGGTCGGCTCCGGCGGCCGCCCGCCGGTCTGGCACGTGCACGTCCACGTGAACGACGTCGGCGCCGCGATCGAGGCCGGCGTGGTCGCGGGCCGCCCGCACCAGATCACCGTCACCCGCTTCGCCGACCACGCCACCGCGCCGCCCGAGCTCCCCGCGCCACCGGCCCGCGCCCGCGCGGCCGTGGTGATGGCGGACGGTCCCGGGCTCGCCGAGCTCTACACGGGCGAGGGCGCGATCGTGGTCGGCGACAACCCGTCCCCGCGGGAGCTGCTGGAGGCGATCGCGGGCAGCGACGCCGTCGAGATCGTGCTGCTGCCGAACGACGGCGACACCCGCGCGGTCGCGGTCGCCGCGGCCCGCGAGGTGAGCGGCCCCCGGGTCAGCGTGGTGCCGACCCGCTCGCCGGTGCAGACGCTGGCCGCGCTCGCGGTCCGGGACGACGCCCGCAGCTTCGAGGACGACGTGATCGCGATGGCCGAGGCGGCCGGCGCCTGCCGCTGGGCCGAGGTCACCCGGGCCAGCCGCGAGGCGCTGACCATGGCCGGGCGCTGCCGCGCCGGTGACGCGCTCGGCCTGATCGAGGGCGAGGTCGCGCTGATCGGGGCGGATCTCACCGCGGTCGGCACCGAGCTGCTCGACCGGCTGCTCGGCGGCGGCGGTGAGCTGGTCACGCTGCTCTTCGGCGCGGACGCGCCACCCGGGCTGGAGCCTGCGCTGCGCGCCCACCTGGCCACCCGCTGGCCATATGTGGAGGCACGCGGCTACGACGGCGGCCAGCCCGTCTACCCCCTGCTGATCGGTGTGGAGTGA
- the rsmD gene encoding 16S rRNA (guanine(966)-N(2))-methyltransferase RsmD — protein MTRIVAGTLGGRRLTVPVGSHTRPTSDRVREALFNTLETLIDLDGARVADLYAGSGAVGLEALSRGAAHALLVEHDAKAGRIVRANIAALGARDRAVLQPAKVGTALLAGPAGEPYDLVFADPPYPMPDLEVLEMLAALLEFGWLAEDAVVVVERASRGADLAWVEGITPIRSRKYGETTLWYGRRS, from the coding sequence GTGACCAGGATCGTCGCCGGAACGCTGGGCGGGCGGCGGCTCACCGTGCCCGTCGGCTCGCACACCCGGCCCACCTCCGACCGGGTGCGCGAGGCGCTGTTCAACACGCTGGAGACGTTGATCGACCTGGACGGCGCCCGGGTCGCGGACCTCTACGCCGGCTCCGGCGCGGTCGGGCTGGAGGCGCTGTCCCGGGGCGCCGCGCACGCGCTGCTGGTCGAGCACGACGCCAAGGCCGGGCGCATCGTCCGGGCCAACATCGCGGCGCTCGGCGCGCGGGACCGGGCGGTGCTGCAACCGGCGAAGGTCGGGACCGCGCTGCTCGCCGGGCCGGCCGGCGAGCCCTACGACCTGGTGTTCGCGGACCCGCCGTACCCGATGCCGGATCTCGAGGTGCTGGAGATGCTGGCCGCGCTGCTGGAGTTCGGCTGGCTCGCGGAGGACGCGGTCGTGGTCGTCGAGCGGGCCAGTCGCGGAGCGGATCTTGCCTGGGTGGAAGGCATCACGCCGATCCGCAGCCGGAAGTACGGCGAGACCACTCTTTGGTACGGTCGCCGATCATGA
- the rpmB gene encoding 50S ribosomal protein L28: MASVCDVCGKGPGFGHNVSHSHRRTNRRWNPNIQTVRTPAGGGNTRKVQACTSCIKAGKVTRA, from the coding sequence GTGGCTAGCGTCTGCGACGTCTGTGGCAAGGGGCCGGGCTTCGGCCACAACGTGTCCCACTCGCACCGGCGGACCAACCGCCGCTGGAACCCGAACATCCAGACGGTGCGCACTCCCGCCGGTGGCGGCAACACCCGCAAGGTCCAGGCCTGCACCTCGTGCATCAAGGCCGGCAAGGTCACCCGGGCCTGA
- the rpmF gene encoding 50S ribosomal protein L32, which produces MAVPKRKMSRSNTRSRRAQWKTTAVATVACPQCRSPKLPHTACKTCGTYNGRQVLEV; this is translated from the coding sequence GTGGCCGTCCCGAAGCGCAAGATGTCGCGCAGCAACACCCGGTCGCGCCGGGCGCAGTGGAAGACCACGGCGGTCGCGACCGTTGCCTGCCCGCAGTGCCGCTCGCCGAAGCTGCCCCACACGGCGTGCAAGACCTGCGGCACGTACAACGGCCGTCAGGTCCTCGAGGTCTGA
- a CDS encoding chitosanase, which translates to MLLTAAALVLVRASDRTPSASLAAPQRRVGKAHLTAPAKKEIAMKLVSSAENSSLNWRAQYGYVEDIRDGRGYTGGIVGFTSGTGDMLAVVARYVAARPRNNGLARFLPALRRVNGTASHAGLDPGFPAAWRAAAADPVFRVAQDAERDRVYFNPAVGQAKKDGLRALGQFAYYDAMVMHGPGPDPAGFGGIRAAAVRRAKPPAQGGGEVAYLTAFLNARTAAMRREPAHRDTSRVDTAQRVFLKAGNLGLNPPLRWSVYGDRYMIAK; encoded by the coding sequence GTGCTGCTCACGGCCGCCGCGCTCGTGCTGGTGCGGGCCTCGGACCGGACGCCGTCCGCGAGCCTGGCCGCGCCGCAGCGGAGGGTGGGGAAGGCGCACCTGACCGCGCCCGCGAAGAAGGAGATCGCGATGAAGCTGGTCTCCAGCGCGGAGAACTCGTCGCTGAACTGGCGGGCGCAGTACGGCTACGTCGAGGACATCCGGGACGGCCGCGGCTACACCGGTGGCATCGTCGGCTTCACCTCCGGCACCGGTGACATGCTGGCGGTCGTCGCGCGGTACGTGGCGGCACGGCCGAGGAACAACGGCCTGGCGCGGTTCCTGCCGGCTCTGCGGCGGGTGAACGGCACGGCCTCGCACGCCGGCCTGGATCCCGGCTTCCCGGCCGCGTGGCGGGCCGCCGCGGCCGACCCGGTGTTCCGCGTCGCGCAGGACGCCGAGCGGGACCGGGTCTACTTCAACCCGGCGGTCGGGCAGGCGAAGAAGGACGGGCTGCGCGCGCTCGGCCAGTTCGCGTACTACGACGCGATGGTCATGCACGGCCCCGGTCCCGATCCGGCCGGCTTCGGCGGCATCCGGGCCGCCGCCGTCCGCCGCGCGAAGCCACCGGCCCAGGGCGGCGGGGAGGTCGCCTACCTGACCGCGTTCCTGAACGCGCGCACGGCCGCGATGCGCCGCGAGCCGGCCCACCGCGACACCAGCCGCGTCGACACCGCCCAGCGCGTCTTCCTGAAGGCCGGCAACCTCGGCCTCAACCCCCCGCTGCGCTGGTCCGTCTACGGCGACAGGTACATGATCGCGAAGTAG
- a CDS encoding phosphate acyltransferase PlsX, translating into MPGASAPSAEPGTARIAVDLLGGDSAPAVVVDGALRACRVDPDLHLLLVGPSEVADEILHALPPNDRHRVAVRGARRAVAMADAPASGGRADTTVRATAAAVAEGHADAMTSAGPSGAIVTAAVLGFGRMPGIRRPALAATLPATRGPVLLLDVGASIEASPATLVQHGLLGVAYAATVLGMPAPRLGLLSIGTEPGKGDHPRRAADLALAGLALPGAARYAGLVEGYEISTGELADVVVTDGFTGNVLLKGVEGVYGTTASDETPPRAAALLGVGGTVVVCHGAATGADLASGIALAADLHRRAATAAMCALIGDAHD; encoded by the coding sequence CTGCCCGGTGCTTCGGCTCCCTCCGCGGAGCCGGGCACCGCGCGGATCGCCGTCGACCTCCTCGGCGGGGATTCCGCACCCGCCGTCGTGGTTGACGGCGCTCTGCGAGCGTGCCGGGTCGATCCCGACCTGCATCTTCTGCTCGTCGGCCCCTCCGAGGTGGCCGACGAGATCCTCCATGCCCTCCCGCCGAACGACCGGCACCGGGTCGCCGTCCGAGGCGCCCGGCGTGCGGTCGCGATGGCGGACGCACCCGCGAGCGGGGGCCGCGCCGACACCACGGTGCGGGCGACCGCCGCCGCGGTCGCGGAGGGCCACGCGGACGCGATGACGTCCGCCGGTCCGAGCGGCGCCATCGTCACGGCCGCCGTGCTCGGCTTCGGGCGCATGCCCGGCATCCGCCGTCCCGCGCTCGCCGCCACGCTTCCGGCCACGCGCGGGCCGGTGCTGCTGCTCGACGTGGGCGCCTCGATCGAGGCCAGCCCCGCCACCCTGGTCCAGCACGGCCTGCTCGGCGTCGCCTATGCCGCGACCGTCCTCGGCATGCCCGCCCCGCGCCTGGGCCTGCTCTCCATCGGCACCGAGCCGGGCAAGGGCGATCATCCGCGCCGCGCCGCCGACCTCGCGCTGGCCGGCCTCGCGCTGCCGGGCGCCGCCCGGTACGCCGGCCTGGTCGAGGGCTACGAGATCTCCACCGGTGAGCTCGCCGACGTCGTGGTGACCGACGGCTTCACCGGCAACGTGCTGCTCAAGGGCGTCGAGGGCGTCTACGGCACGACCGCTTCCGACGAGACCCCGCCCCGCGCCGCCGCCCTGCTGGGCGTCGGCGGAACCGTGGTCGTCTGTCACGGCGCAGCCACCGGCGCCGACCTGGCCTCGGGCATCGCCCTGGCCGCCGACCTCCACCGACGTGCCGCCACGGCGGCCATGTGCGCACTAATAGGAGATGCTCATGACTGA
- the recG gene encoding ATP-dependent DNA helicase RecG has translation MTETAVTVGTPLEKVLGAKSAKPLAEKLGLHTAGDLLYHFPRRHDQRGEHTDIRGLEVGEDVTILAQVKRVEARQMRQRRGQLLEVLVGDDTGQTISLTFFSQAWRQRELTPGRWGLFAGKVTDFRGKRQLNSPDYMLFDEESEVAIDDFAGAFISVYPAAAAVPTWTIAKAVDVLMGVITMPEDPLPAALRAEHGLMSLDRALREIHKPADWAALKSAQKRLKWDEAFAVQLTLVQRKVRATSLPARPRPRRDGGLRERFDAIMPFALTEGQAKVGEEIAADLSTPHPMHRLLQGEVGSGKTLVAVRAMLQVVDAGGQAVLLAPTEVLAAQHHRGIAELLGPLGRAGELDSDPDATRLTLVTGSLGAKARRAALAEVASGAAGIVVGTHALLYEGVDFKDLGLVVVDEQHRFGVEQRDALRAKAAQPPHVLVMTATPIPRTVAMTVFGDLEVSVLAQLPQGRSPIASHVVPNAEKPAFFERAWRRMREEVQKGHQGYVVCPRIGAEEGDDEVEPPTDGSDAKRPPLAVLEVAPILAEEFLKGLRIGVLHGKLPADEKDAVMRAYAAGDLDVLVATTVIEVGVNVPNATVMIVLDADRFGVSQLHQLRGRVGRGSAPGLCLLVTDALEGTPARVRLDAVASTTDGFVLAELDLEQRREGDVLGAAQSGRRSHLRLLSLRKDQELIAEARSRALTLVRDDPELSRHPALAASVAALVDDERAEYLEKG, from the coding sequence ATGACGGAGACGGCCGTCACGGTCGGCACCCCCCTGGAGAAGGTCCTCGGCGCGAAGTCGGCGAAGCCGCTCGCGGAGAAGCTCGGCCTGCACACCGCGGGCGACCTGCTCTACCACTTCCCGCGCCGGCACGACCAGCGCGGCGAGCACACGGACATCCGCGGCCTGGAGGTCGGCGAGGACGTCACGATCCTGGCCCAGGTCAAGCGGGTCGAGGCGCGGCAGATGCGACAGCGCCGGGGCCAGCTGCTGGAGGTGCTGGTCGGCGACGACACCGGCCAGACCATCTCGCTGACCTTCTTCAGCCAGGCCTGGCGGCAGCGCGAGCTGACCCCGGGCCGGTGGGGCCTGTTCGCCGGCAAGGTCACCGACTTCCGCGGCAAGCGCCAGCTCAACAGCCCGGACTACATGCTCTTCGACGAGGAGTCCGAGGTCGCGATCGACGACTTCGCCGGCGCGTTCATCTCGGTCTACCCGGCCGCGGCCGCGGTGCCGACCTGGACCATCGCGAAGGCGGTGGACGTGCTGATGGGCGTGATCACCATGCCGGAGGACCCGCTGCCCGCCGCGCTGCGCGCCGAGCACGGCCTGATGAGCCTGGACAGGGCGCTCCGCGAGATCCACAAGCCGGCTGACTGGGCCGCGCTGAAGTCGGCCCAGAAGCGGCTCAAGTGGGACGAGGCGTTCGCGGTGCAGCTGACGCTGGTGCAGCGCAAGGTGCGGGCCACCTCGCTCCCGGCCCGCCCGCGCCCGCGCCGCGACGGCGGCCTGCGCGAGCGGTTCGACGCGATCATGCCGTTCGCGCTGACCGAGGGCCAGGCCAAGGTGGGCGAGGAGATCGCGGCCGACCTGAGCACGCCGCACCCGATGCACCGGCTGCTGCAGGGCGAGGTCGGCTCCGGCAAGACGCTGGTCGCGGTGCGCGCGATGCTCCAGGTGGTGGACGCGGGCGGCCAGGCCGTGCTGCTGGCCCCGACCGAGGTGCTGGCCGCGCAGCACCACCGCGGCATCGCGGAGCTGCTCGGCCCGCTCGGCCGCGCCGGCGAGCTCGATTCCGACCCGGACGCGACCCGCCTGACGCTGGTCACCGGCTCGCTCGGGGCGAAGGCGAGACGCGCCGCGCTGGCCGAGGTCGCGTCCGGCGCGGCCGGCATCGTGGTGGGCACGCACGCGCTGCTCTACGAGGGCGTCGACTTCAAGGATCTCGGCCTGGTCGTGGTGGACGAGCAGCACCGCTTCGGCGTGGAGCAGCGCGACGCGCTCCGGGCCAAGGCCGCGCAGCCACCGCACGTGCTGGTGATGACGGCCACTCCGATCCCGCGCACGGTCGCGATGACGGTCTTCGGCGACCTGGAGGTCTCGGTCCTCGCGCAGCTGCCGCAGGGCCGTTCCCCGATCGCGTCGCACGTCGTGCCGAACGCGGAGAAGCCCGCGTTCTTCGAGCGCGCCTGGCGGCGCATGCGCGAGGAGGTGCAGAAGGGCCACCAGGGGTACGTCGTGTGTCCGCGGATCGGCGCGGAGGAGGGCGACGACGAGGTCGAGCCGCCCACCGACGGCTCCGACGCGAAACGGCCCCCGCTCGCGGTCCTGGAGGTGGCGCCGATCCTCGCCGAGGAGTTCCTGAAGGGCCTGCGGATCGGCGTGCTGCACGGCAAGCTGCCGGCCGACGAGAAGGACGCGGTGATGCGGGCGTACGCGGCCGGCGACCTGGACGTGCTGGTCGCCACCACCGTGATCGAGGTCGGCGTGAACGTGCCGAACGCCACCGTCATGATCGTGCTGGACGCGGACCGGTTCGGCGTCTCCCAGCTCCACCAGCTGCGCGGGCGCGTCGGCCGGGGCAGCGCGCCCGGCCTGTGCCTGCTGGTCACGGACGCGCTGGAGGGCACCCCGGCCCGGGTCCGGCTGGACGCGGTGGCCTCCACCACGGACGGTTTCGTGCTGGCCGAGCTCGACCTGGAGCAGCGCCGGGAGGGCGACGTGCTCGGCGCGGCCCAGTCCGGCCGGCGCTCCCACCTGCGGCTGCTCTCGCTCCGCAAGGACCAGGAGCTGATCGCCGAGGCCCGGTCGCGCGCGCTGACGCTGGTCCGGGACGATCCGGAGCTTTCACGGCACCCCGCGCTGGCCGCGTCCGTCGCCGCGCTCGTCGACGACGAGCGCGCGGAATACCTGGAGAAGGGCTGA
- a CDS encoding PAS domain S-box protein, whose amino-acid sequence MSRTTEPNSDEAVLSLSLDGRITDAGDGTRTLLGYRPEELFGRRVEEVIPEPGGLLAGPGKDLGAAADSVSSLFELSCRCADGTVFPAVVTVWRSMEEHGLTITAAIRRLSTEDKLAGAINLVGALVRSSHDAIIAADRDGMITIWNPAAERLYGYSAAEMLGRPRSTIIPPDGQTMEEERFRRTLSGSHVEMFSAVRRRKDGRLITVAATISPIADTQGHIIGVAGFSRDIGETNRAQNMFRGLLNALPIGIIGIGEDGLIRFVNPQIEQLFGYGAEEVLGLPIERLMPRSAAPDLHLEGVRKDGSRFPAEVSLSPIDVGSETLISATVVDTTERIGAEAERVRLQQELTAAQRLESVGQLAGGVAHHFNNLLAIIDSHAGFVAEELNGPITGASVREALTDIAQIRKTVDRASEYARQLLAFGQREVARPVRHDISRTVADVYALLSHSLGDDITLSTNTHKDLPPVVVDPGQLEQTLVNLALNARDAMPHGGKLSITAEPCTKSAPGARPSRHVKIRVTDTGAGMSAEVLERAFEPFFTTKDPVAFAGMGLAVAHGMVTAAGGELSISSDPGRGTTVVIMLPADDVLEPRRDPDETVPGGGAETDGRRTILVVDDEPDLREVVRRMLGKSGYDVITAADGTEAMERVHAHPGRIDLLITDIMMPEMSGTELAEQLREIRDGVPVLFMSGYAAPLLAEKGTLDPGTVLLQKPFRKQELISAVENVLTVLTPS is encoded by the coding sequence ATGAGCAGGACCACCGAGCCCAACAGTGACGAAGCAGTGCTCTCGCTCTCGCTCGACGGCCGGATCACCGACGCCGGTGACGGCACCCGAACGCTGCTCGGCTATCGCCCGGAGGAGCTCTTCGGGCGCCGGGTGGAGGAGGTCATCCCGGAGCCGGGCGGACTGCTCGCCGGCCCCGGCAAGGACCTCGGCGCCGCGGCCGACTCCGTCTCCTCCCTCTTCGAGCTGAGCTGCCGCTGCGCGGACGGCACGGTCTTCCCGGCGGTGGTGACGGTGTGGCGCAGCATGGAGGAGCACGGGCTCACCATCACGGCCGCGATCCGGCGGCTGAGCACCGAGGACAAGCTGGCCGGCGCGATCAACCTGGTCGGGGCGCTGGTCCGGTCCTCGCACGACGCGATCATCGCGGCCGACCGGGACGGCATGATCACCATCTGGAACCCGGCCGCCGAGCGCCTGTACGGCTACTCCGCCGCGGAGATGCTGGGCCGCCCGCGCAGCACGATCATCCCGCCGGACGGGCAGACGATGGAGGAGGAGCGGTTCCGCCGGACCCTCTCCGGCAGCCACGTGGAGATGTTCTCCGCGGTCCGCCGGCGCAAGGACGGCCGCCTGATCACGGTCGCGGCCACCATCTCCCCGATCGCGGACACACAGGGCCACATCATCGGCGTGGCCGGCTTCTCCCGGGACATCGGCGAGACGAACCGGGCGCAGAACATGTTCCGCGGCCTGCTGAACGCGCTGCCGATAGGGATCATCGGCATCGGCGAGGACGGCCTGATCCGGTTCGTGAACCCGCAGATCGAGCAACTCTTCGGCTACGGCGCCGAGGAGGTGCTGGGCCTGCCGATCGAGCGCCTGATGCCGCGTTCCGCCGCGCCGGACCTGCATCTGGAGGGGGTCCGGAAGGACGGCAGCCGCTTCCCGGCCGAGGTCTCGCTCTCGCCGATCGACGTGGGCTCCGAGACGCTGATCTCCGCCACCGTGGTGGACACCACCGAACGGATCGGGGCCGAGGCCGAGCGGGTCCGGCTCCAGCAGGAACTGACCGCGGCGCAGCGGCTGGAGAGCGTCGGCCAGCTGGCCGGCGGCGTCGCACACCACTTCAACAACCTGCTGGCGATCATCGACTCGCACGCCGGGTTCGTGGCCGAGGAGCTGAACGGGCCGATCACCGGCGCCAGCGTCCGCGAGGCGCTCACCGACATCGCGCAGATCCGCAAGACCGTGGACCGGGCCAGCGAGTACGCCCGGCAGCTGCTCGCGTTCGGGCAGCGTGAGGTGGCCCGGCCGGTCCGGCACGACATCTCCCGTACCGTCGCGGACGTCTATGCCCTGCTCAGCCACTCGCTCGGCGACGACATCACGCTCTCCACGAACACGCACAAGGACCTGCCGCCGGTGGTGGTCGACCCGGGTCAGCTGGAGCAGACGCTGGTCAACCTGGCGCTCAACGCGCGTGACGCGATGCCGCACGGCGGGAAGCTGAGCATCACGGCCGAGCCGTGCACGAAGAGCGCGCCCGGCGCGCGCCCGAGCCGGCACGTGAAGATCCGGGTCACCGACACCGGTGCCGGCATGTCCGCTGAGGTGCTGGAGCGCGCGTTCGAGCCGTTCTTCACCACGAAGGACCCGGTCGCGTTCGCCGGCATGGGCCTGGCCGTGGCGCACGGCATGGTCACCGCGGCGGGCGGCGAGCTCAGCATCTCGTCCGACCCGGGCCGGGGCACCACCGTGGTGATCATGCTGCCCGCGGACGACGTGCTGGAGCCGCGCCGCGACCCGGACGAGACGGTGCCCGGCGGCGGCGCGGAGACGGACGGACGGCGCACCATCCTGGTCGTCGACGACGAGCCGGACCTGCGCGAGGTGGTCCGGCGGATGCTCGGCAAGTCCGGGTACGACGTGATCACCGCGGCGGACGGGACCGAGGCGATGGAGCGGGTGCACGCGCACCCCGGGCGCATCGACCTGTTGATCACGGACATCATGATGCCCGAGATGTCCGGTACGGAGCTGGCCGAGCAGCTGCGCGAGATCCGCGACGGCGTGCCCGTGTTGTTCATGTCCGGCTACGCCGCGCCGCTGCTCGCCGAGAAGGGCACGCTCGACCCCGGCACGGTCCTGCTGCAGAAACCGTTCCGCAAGCAGGAGTTGATCTCCGCGGTGGAGAACGTCCTCACTGTGTTGACGCCCAGCTGA
- a CDS encoding DUF952 domain-containing protein produces MILHFCTAAAWADAQRAGEYTADTLATEGFIHCSTAAQVHIPATIRARGRTDLILLEIDEVRLPEPPRWEPGDGVDTENLFPHVYGPIPVHAVIAVHPFPPEPDGSFAPPKGLV; encoded by the coding sequence ATGATCCTGCACTTCTGCACCGCCGCGGCCTGGGCGGACGCGCAACGCGCGGGGGAGTACACGGCGGACACGCTGGCCACCGAGGGCTTCATCCACTGCTCGACGGCCGCGCAGGTGCACATCCCGGCGACCATCCGCGCCCGCGGCCGCACCGACCTGATCCTGCTGGAGATCGACGAGGTGCGGCTGCCGGAGCCGCCGCGCTGGGAGCCGGGCGACGGAGTCGACACGGAGAACCTGTTCCCGCACGTCTACGGCCCGATCCCGGTGCACGCCGTGATCGCGGTGCATCCGTTCCCGCCGGAGCCGGACGGCTCGTTCGCCCCACCGAAAGGACTCGTGTGA
- a CDS encoding GNAT family N-acetyltransferase: MKDVEVRSVRYDEPEARTVMHAALAELAGRYGGTGDDTPMDPAEFTPPGGDFVVAFLGGEPVGGAGWRAHGDEDAELKRMFTSAAVRGRGIGRRVLAAIEESARAQGRRRLILEVGDLQPEAIAMYNACGYDRIENFGFYRDEPGTLSFARDL; the protein is encoded by the coding sequence GTGAAGGATGTTGAGGTGCGGTCGGTGCGCTACGACGAGCCCGAGGCGCGGACCGTCATGCACGCCGCGCTCGCCGAGTTGGCCGGCCGCTACGGCGGCACCGGCGACGACACCCCGATGGACCCGGCCGAGTTCACGCCGCCGGGCGGTGACTTCGTGGTCGCGTTCCTCGGCGGCGAGCCGGTCGGCGGCGCGGGCTGGCGCGCGCACGGCGACGAGGACGCGGAACTGAAGCGGATGTTCACCTCCGCCGCGGTGCGTGGCCGGGGCATCGGCCGCCGGGTGCTCGCCGCGATCGAGGAGTCGGCGCGGGCGCAGGGCCGCCGCCGGTTGATCCTCGAAGTCGGCGATCTCCAGCCGGAGGCCATCGCGATGTACAACGCTTGCGGGTATGACCGGATCGAGAACTTCGGCTTCTACCGCGACGAGCCGGGCACGCTCTCGTTCGCACGCGACCTCTAG
- the coaD gene encoding pantetheine-phosphate adenylyltransferase, translating to MTSAVCPGSFDPVTNGHLDIIGRASRLFDEVIVGVLINQSKLGLFTIEERIELLTEVTSSYGNVRVASFQGLLVDFCRAQRAGVVVKGLRAVSDFDYELQMAQMNIGLAGVETLFMPTNPLYSFLSSSLVKEVAKWGGDVSAHVPDEVDRRLRARLRQA from the coding sequence ATGACGAGCGCTGTGTGCCCCGGCTCCTTCGATCCCGTGACCAACGGCCATCTGGACATCATCGGCCGCGCCAGCCGGCTCTTCGACGAGGTGATCGTCGGAGTGCTGATCAACCAGTCCAAGCTCGGGCTCTTCACCATCGAGGAGCGCATCGAGCTGCTCACCGAGGTGACCTCCTCCTATGGCAACGTCCGGGTGGCGTCGTTCCAGGGCCTGCTGGTCGACTTCTGCCGGGCGCAGCGGGCCGGCGTGGTGGTGAAGGGCCTGCGCGCGGTCAGTGACTTCGATTACGAGCTGCAGATGGCGCAGATGAACATCGGCCTCGCGGGCGTGGAGACGCTGTTCATGCCGACCAACCCGCTGTATTCGTTTCTCTCGTCCAGCCTGGTCAAGGAGGTGGCGAAGTGGGGCGGCGACGTCTCCGCGCACGTTCCGGACGAGGTGGACCGCCGGCTTCGCGCCCGTCTGCGCCAAGCGTGA
- a CDS encoding YceD family protein — protein sequence MPKNPENRLDPRSPLVLDTVELPRRPGAMREISRVVQAPADLGVEMIGVPKGAEISLDLRLESVSEGVLVSGPVSGPITGECGRCLRAIDDSLTVTIQELYAYENSATDETTDDDEVGRMQGDLIDLEPAVRDAVVLALPTNPLCRDDCPGLCSECGVHWDDLPDDHNHDQVDPRWAALHNLTNTEE from the coding sequence ATGCCTAAGAACCCTGAGAATCGCCTCGACCCCCGGTCGCCGCTCGTGCTCGACACCGTCGAGCTGCCGCGCCGTCCTGGTGCCATGCGCGAGATCAGCCGGGTGGTCCAGGCGCCGGCGGATCTCGGCGTGGAGATGATCGGCGTGCCCAAGGGCGCCGAGATCAGCCTCGACCTGCGGCTGGAGTCGGTGTCCGAGGGCGTGCTCGTGTCGGGGCCCGTGTCCGGGCCGATCACCGGCGAGTGCGGCCGGTGCCTCCGCGCGATCGACGACTCGTTGACCGTCACGATCCAAGAGCTGTATGCGTATGAGAACAGCGCGACGGACGAGACGACCGACGATGATGAAGTTGGCCGGATGCAGGGCGATCTGATCGACCTGGAGCCGGCCGTGCGGGACGCGGTGGTGCTGGCCCTGCCGACCAACCCGCTGTGCCGCGACGACTGCCCAGGGTTGTGCTCCGAGTGCGGGGTGCACTGGGACGACCTGCCCGACGATCACAATCACGATCAGGTCGACCCACGCTGGGCCGCCTTGCACAACCTGACCAACACCGAGGAGTAA